From one Rosa rugosa chromosome 4, drRosRugo1.1, whole genome shotgun sequence genomic stretch:
- the LOC133742064 gene encoding EG45-like domain containing protein, which produces MERMGFKIRVLMVVMVAVVICLPSVTFAAEGTATFYTPPYVPSSCNGYQNDGVMIAAASDVIWGNRAACGRNYRVKCIGATNQGVPQPCKGNSVVVKIVDYCPPGCHGTIDLSKEAFSAIANPDAGKIKIEYTQV; this is translated from the exons ATGGAAAGAATGGGATTCAAAATCCGTGTTCTcatggtggtgatggtggctGTGGTTATATGTCTTCCCTCAGTCACGTTTGCTGCCGAGGGAACTGCCACCTTCTATACACCTCCCTATGTTC CTTCGTCATGCAATGGATACCAGAACGATGGGGTGATGATAGCTGCAGCAAGCGATGTCATTTGGGGAAACAGAGCGGCGTGCGGAAGGAACTATAGAGTGAAATGCATTGGAGCCACTAACCAAGGTGTACCACAACCTTGCAAGGGTAACAGCGTTGTCGTAAAGATTGTCGATTATTGTCCTCCTGGATGCCATGGAACTATAGATCTCTCCAAAGAAGCCTTTTCTGCCATTGCTAATCCTGATGCTGGAAAAATCAAGATTGAGTATACTCA GGTTTGA